Proteins from a genomic interval of Zingiber officinale cultivar Zhangliang chromosome 1B, Zo_v1.1, whole genome shotgun sequence:
- the LOC122043776 gene encoding cytochrome P450 84A4-like has translation MWSLTLPDEVATQSCKVATWSCKAAAASRGGDNGISDQWVMAELIKNPDKMSRVQEELPAIVILDRASEGDALCLCLHQSIPLLLHKTMEESQVARYLVLAWSRVMVNVWEIGQQMSVLKEARAFRPTRFVSSGEAATMDFKGNFFEFLPFGLGQWPYMWMQLGLYGVELAVKQMAYCFEWSLAN, from the exons ATGTGGTCGCTCACACTACCCGACGAGGTAGCGACGCAGTCGTGCAAGGTAGCAACGTGGTCGTGCAAGGCAGCGGCTGCCTCACGAGGCGGAGACAATGGCATCAGTGATCAATGGGTGATGGCGGAGCTGATAAAGAACCCCGACAAGATGAGCCGCGTCCAGGAAGAGTTGCCAGCCATCGTCATCTTAGATCG TGCGAGTGAAGGAGATGCTCTGTGCCTCTGCCTGCACCAATCTATCCCGTTGTTGCTCCACAAGACGATGGAGGAGAGCCAAGTGGCGAGGTACTTGGTTCTAGCATGGTCTCGTGTGATGGTCAACGTGTGGGAGATCGGGCAGCAGATGTCAGTCTTAAAGGAAGCAAGGGCATTCCGCCCCACACGATTCGTCTCAAGTGGTGAGGCAGCAACAATGGACTTCAAGGGGAATTTCTTTGAGTTCCTTCCCTTCGGGTTGGGGCAGTGGCCCTACATGTGGATGCAATTGGGACTTTATGGGGTGGAGCTGGCGGTGAAACAAATGGCATATTGCTTTGAGTGGAGCCTAGCAAACTAG
- the LOC121986296 gene encoding purple acid phosphatase 17-like: MALLPLLSMVSSFLFLSSMAELPMLEHPLKSDGSLSLLVIGDWGRKGTFNQTLVAAQMGRIGESLDIDFVVSTGDNFYEEGLTGIDDKEFEESFTNIYAAESLQKQWYSVLGNHDYRGDVLAQLSPVLRQIDRRWLCLRSFVLNAEIVDFFFVDTTPFVEHYWDNPKGHHYDWRGVAPRETYISNLVKDLDLALKESPARWKVVVGHHTIRSASVHGDTIELQLLLLPILKENGVDFYVNGHDHCLEHISSNDCPLQFLTSGGGSKAWRGILNSVSDKLEFFYDGQGFMSLQLTKTQAHVVFYDAFGNALHKQAITKQFHSQI; encoded by the exons ATGGCTCTCCTGCCCCTCCTCTCCATggtctcttcttttctcttcctctcctccatggCTGAGCTCCCAATGCTGGAGCACCCCCTCAAGAGCGATGGATCTCTCAGCTTGTTGGTGATTGGTGACTGGGGAAGGAAAGggacatttaatcaaacacttgtTGCAGCTCAG ATGGGGAGGATTGGAGAAAGTCTTGACATAGATTTTGTGGTATCCACTGGGGACAATTTCTACGAAGAAGGGCTGACAGGCATTGACGACAAGGAATTTGAGGAATCGTTCACCAACATTTATGCTGCTGAGAGCTTACAGAAGCAATGGTATAGTG TTTTGGGGAACCATGACTACAGAGGTGATGTGTTGGCGCAATTGAGCCCTGTTCTTCGGCAAATCGATCGCCGATGGCTGTGTTTGAGATCTTTTGTCCTCAACGCAG AAATTGTGGATTTCTTCTTTGTGGACACGACTCCCTTTGTTGAACATTATTGGGACAACCCCAAGGGCCATCACTATGATTGGAGGGGAGTCGCCCCGCGAGAAACTTACATTTCAAATCTAGTAAAG GATTTGGATTTAGCACTGAAGGAATCCCCTGCAAGATGGAAGGTTGTGGTTGGTCACCACACTATAAGGAGTGCCAGCGTACATGGCGACACCATTGAGCTCCAGTTACTCCTCCTTCCGATTCTCAAG GAAAATGGAGTTGATTTTTATGTCAATGGACATGACCATTGCCTTGAACACATTAGCAGCAATGACTG CCCTCTCCAATTCCTAACAAGTGGAGGTGGGTCAAAAGCTTGGAGGGGCATTCTCAACTCCGTTTCCGACAAGCTTGAGTTCTTCTACGACGGCCAAGGGTTCATGTCCCTGCAGCTCACCAAGACGCAGGCTCATGTTGTCTTCTACGATGCATTTGGCAATGCCCTCCACAAGCAGGCTATAACCAAACAATTCCACAGCCAAATATAG